The Streptomyces sp. RKAG293 genome includes a region encoding these proteins:
- a CDS encoding 2-dehydropantoate 2-reductase: MKILVVGAGATGGFFGALLVKAGRDVTFLVRADRAAALRERGLRITGLGEEEVITPRLITASELTTPYDLVLLSVKSTALQQAIDDVAPAIGPETTIVPLLNGMAHLGELTARFGAQPVLGGVAKVITTLNAEGDIVRLAPLANLDIGEQDGRPSARLDEVRALLDGAGITVGVPEDIVAAMWHKWVFITTVGAVTCLMRGTVGDVNAVPGGSDFALAVLAETAAVADAAGFPVPESQLGVITGMVKQDGPFAPSLYRDVVAGRATEVEHLFGDFLVHARALQIGTPLLDLATLHLRVHQHRVAMGTLDQR; this comes from the coding sequence ATGAAGATCCTGGTCGTCGGTGCCGGAGCCACCGGAGGCTTCTTCGGCGCCCTCCTCGTCAAGGCGGGCCGTGACGTCACCTTCCTCGTCCGCGCCGACCGCGCCGCCGCCTTGCGGGAGCGGGGTCTGCGGATCACCGGCCTGGGCGAGGAAGAAGTGATCACGCCACGGCTCATCACCGCATCCGAACTGACCACGCCCTACGACCTGGTCCTGCTGTCGGTGAAGTCCACCGCTCTCCAGCAGGCCATCGACGACGTGGCCCCGGCGATCGGCCCGGAGACCACGATCGTGCCCCTCCTCAACGGCATGGCCCATCTCGGAGAGCTCACCGCGCGCTTCGGCGCGCAGCCGGTGCTCGGCGGGGTGGCGAAGGTCATCACCACTCTGAACGCGGAAGGGGACATCGTCCGGCTGGCCCCGTTGGCTAACCTGGACATCGGCGAACAGGACGGCCGTCCTTCGGCCCGGCTGGACGAAGTCCGCGCCCTGCTGGACGGCGCCGGCATCACGGTGGGCGTCCCGGAGGACATCGTCGCGGCGATGTGGCACAAGTGGGTCTTCATCACCACCGTCGGTGCGGTGACCTGCCTGATGCGCGGCACGGTCGGTGACGTCAACGCCGTCCCCGGAGGATCCGACTTCGCGCTCGCCGTCCTGGCCGAGACGGCCGCGGTGGCGGACGCCGCCGGCTTCCCCGTTCCGGAGAGCCAACTCGGCGTGATCACCGGGATGGTGAAGCAGGACGGGCCGTTCGCGCCCTCCCTGTACCGCGATGTCGTGGCCGGCCGGGCGACCGAGGTCGAGCACCTCTTCGGCGACTTCCTCGTGCACGCCCGCGCCCTTCAGATCGGCACCCCCCTGCTCGACCTGGCCACCCTGCACCTACGCGTCCACCAACACCGCGTCGCCATGGGCACCCTCGACCAGCGGTGA
- a CDS encoding cold-shock protein has protein sequence MASGTVKWFNSEKGFGFIAQDGGGADVFAHYSNISGTGYRELAEGEHVTFDVTQGQKGPQAENIVRG, from the coding sequence ATGGCCAGCGGCACGGTGAAGTGGTTCAACTCGGAAAAGGGCTTCGGGTTCATCGCCCAGGACGGCGGCGGCGCCGACGTCTTCGCCCACTACTCCAACATCTCGGGCACCGGCTATCGCGAGCTCGCGGAGGGCGAGCATGTGACCTTCGATGTCACGCAGGGCCAGAAGGGACCGCAGGCGGAGAACATCGTCCGCGGCTGA
- a CDS encoding NAD(P)H-binding protein, with translation MKLTIFAATGGIGRQILDQAVGAGHDVTAVVRNPDKVSGPIRIVTADLASADPATLQSAIGGADAVLSGLGARSKSEAGVAWQGTRAMVQAMRATDVRRIVVVSAAPIGTVPSPGIPNPPKHDPGDGFLMRQVFGRLVKAALRDHYADLARMEDILRESTLDWTVIRPPKLTDKALTGTYRTAYEQNVRGGWSVSRADVAHCMLDVLERPETAGRAIGIAG, from the coding sequence GTGAAGCTCACCATCTTCGCCGCGACCGGCGGGATCGGCCGGCAGATCCTCGACCAGGCCGTCGGGGCGGGCCATGACGTCACCGCGGTCGTGCGGAACCCGGACAAGGTGTCCGGACCCATCCGCATCGTCACCGCCGACCTGGCCTCCGCCGACCCGGCGACACTCCAGTCCGCGATCGGCGGCGCGGACGCCGTTCTCTCCGGCCTCGGGGCCCGCTCGAAGTCCGAGGCGGGCGTCGCCTGGCAGGGGACCCGGGCCATGGTCCAGGCGATGCGGGCGACGGACGTCCGGCGCATCGTCGTCGTCAGCGCGGCCCCGATCGGCACGGTGCCGTCACCCGGAATCCCGAACCCGCCGAAGCACGATCCCGGCGACGGATTCCTCATGCGTCAGGTGTTCGGCCGGCTGGTGAAGGCCGCACTGCGGGACCACTACGCCGACCTCGCGCGGATGGAGGACATCCTGCGCGAGAGCACGCTGGACTGGACCGTGATCCGGCCCCCGAAGCTGACCGACAAGGCCCTGACCGGGACCTACCGCACCGCGTACGAACAGAACGTACGGGGCGGTTGGTCGGTCTCGCGCGCCGACGTCGCCCATTGCATGCTCGACGTCCTGGAGCGCCCCGAGACGGCCGGCCGGGCGATCGGCATCGCCGGCTGA
- a CDS encoding alpha/beta fold hydrolase, with product MSTDTAPPQDRGADRLGATATLPGQAQAAYGVLGVQGTIPPVRVEERDLTFDGFRFTCRIVRQGTPRTEPVLVLGGSSQDRNSWVRHEKWLAPLGQVITVDLPGYGTADFLPAKYGVDFLAAAVRHLVEELGLPRINLVAACYGGAIGLRFAQHYPALVKRLLLVGMTTRIPAGYAEAMERWSVMIERGETEPIARELADRFMSPPGTGHVRKHAAVARLVYQQIVGQSPEELRKSAEHNTRLMRHEWYRPEPAPAIPSLVVTGEYDTLTTPEMGREVAAQLPAAWFTTIKETDHLAPVERIADFADLVTRFCTDLSLTDLPYGNTTERLGTSLTPR from the coding sequence ATGTCCACCGACACCGCACCTCCCCAGGACCGTGGGGCGGACCGGCTCGGCGCCACCGCCACCCTCCCCGGACAGGCCCAGGCGGCCTACGGAGTCCTGGGGGTCCAGGGGACGATCCCACCCGTCCGGGTGGAGGAGCGGGATCTGACCTTCGACGGCTTCCGCTTCACCTGCCGCATCGTGCGCCAGGGCACCCCGCGCACCGAGCCGGTCCTGGTCCTCGGCGGATCGTCCCAGGACCGCAACTCCTGGGTGCGCCACGAGAAGTGGCTGGCCCCCCTGGGCCAAGTGATCACCGTCGACCTCCCCGGCTACGGCACCGCCGACTTCCTGCCCGCCAAGTACGGGGTGGACTTCCTGGCGGCGGCCGTCCGCCACCTCGTCGAGGAGCTCGGCCTGCCCCGGATCAACCTCGTCGCCGCCTGTTACGGCGGGGCCATCGGGCTGCGCTTCGCGCAGCACTACCCCGCACTCGTCAAGCGCCTCCTGCTGGTCGGCATGACCACCCGCATCCCCGCCGGCTACGCCGAGGCGATGGAGCGCTGGTCCGTCATGATCGAACGCGGCGAGACGGAGCCGATCGCACGCGAACTCGCGGACCGCTTCATGTCCCCTCCGGGCACCGGCCACGTCCGCAAGCACGCCGCCGTCGCCCGGCTGGTCTATCAGCAGATCGTCGGCCAGAGCCCCGAGGAACTGCGCAAGTCCGCCGAGCACAACACCCGGTTGATGCGCCACGAGTGGTACCGCCCCGAACCGGCGCCCGCCATCCCCAGCCTGGTGGTCACCGGTGAGTACGACACGCTGACCACCCCCGAGATGGGCCGCGAGGTGGCCGCCCAGCTGCCCGCGGCGTGGTTCACCACCATCAAGGAGACCGATCACCTGGCGCCCGTCGAGCGCATCGCGGACTTCGCCGACCTCGTCACCCGTTTCTGCACCGATCTGTCGCTGACCGACCTGCCCTACGGGAACACCACGGAGCGGCTCGGGACGAGCCTCACGCCACGCTGA
- a CDS encoding VWA domain-containing protein — MAIDYVKRPAAGPAIDLVKVRDSAPRLVDLYKSARVSLEKAGMAGQRAAVYLVLDRSGSMRRYYKDGTVQHLAEQALGLAANLDDDGVVPVVFFSTEVDGVADLGLTDYEGRIGALHAGFGRMGRTNYHLAMQAVIDHYADSGATDPAFVIFQTDGSPSSRTAAEHVLCTAARLPIFWQFVAFGDPDDSQFDFLRKLDDLPVPAKRVVDNAGFFPAGDDPRALSDAELYQRLTQEFGSWITAATAAGVIR; from the coding sequence ATGGCCATCGACTACGTCAAGCGCCCCGCCGCCGGCCCGGCGATCGATCTCGTGAAGGTGCGGGACAGCGCGCCCCGGCTCGTCGACCTGTACAAGTCGGCCCGGGTCTCGCTGGAGAAGGCCGGGATGGCCGGGCAGCGCGCCGCGGTCTATCTGGTCCTGGACCGCTCGGGGAGCATGCGCCGTTACTACAAGGACGGCACCGTCCAGCACCTCGCCGAGCAGGCGCTCGGCCTGGCCGCGAACCTCGACGACGACGGTGTGGTGCCGGTGGTCTTCTTCTCCACGGAGGTCGACGGTGTCGCCGACCTCGGCCTGACCGACTACGAGGGCCGGATCGGCGCCCTGCACGCGGGCTTCGGCCGCATGGGCCGCACCAACTACCACCTGGCCATGCAGGCGGTCATCGACCACTACGCCGACTCGGGCGCCACCGATCCGGCCTTCGTCATCTTCCAGACCGACGGCAGCCCCAGTTCCAGGACCGCCGCCGAGCATGTCCTGTGCACCGCCGCCCGGTTGCCGATCTTCTGGCAGTTCGTGGCCTTCGGGGACCCCGACGACAGCCAGTTCGACTTCCTGCGCAAGCTCGACGACCTGCCGGTACCGGCCAAGCGCGTGGTCGACAACGCCGGGTTCTTCCCCGCGGGCGACGATCCCCGCGCGCTGTCGGACGCCGAGCTCTATCAGCGGCTCACGCAGGAGTTCGGTTCCTGGATCACCGCCGCGACGGCCGCGGGCGTCATCCGCTGA
- a CDS encoding ABC transporter permease codes for MTAFRSLARAQLLGWSRDRAAVFFTVLFPLLFLLLFGSLFKGASAPHITLLQSGPVALFDSMTPDQRAQLNEEVTLVRDDDQAGALEKVRNGDDDGLVAQGPDGRLVLRYSVADATRAATVQGVVNGIVQQANQEASHAPPTYVLQASQVEDLSTKPIQYLTPGLLGWAIATSGTFTAALTLVVWRKKFILRRLRLAPVRLPAVVAAPVAVTLLVALVQTAVFLGVATLPYYGLKLTGQWWIALPLVLSGSLAFMSIGLLVGSWAKTEQTATAAAQLIVLPMAFLSGSFFPLDSAPGWLKTVSTVLPLHHLSTAMQNVLTRGGGWGDALPTIGGLLLFTAVLTLLAVRLFRWDDA; via the coding sequence ATGACCGCCTTTCGCTCCCTCGCCAGGGCCCAACTGCTGGGCTGGAGCCGCGACCGCGCCGCGGTCTTCTTCACGGTCCTGTTCCCGCTGCTGTTCCTGCTGCTGTTCGGCTCGCTGTTCAAGGGTGCCTCCGCACCCCACATCACGCTGCTGCAGAGCGGCCCGGTCGCCCTCTTCGACTCCATGACGCCGGACCAACGGGCCCAGCTGAACGAGGAGGTGACCCTGGTCCGGGACGACGACCAGGCCGGCGCCCTCGAAAAGGTCAGGAACGGCGACGACGACGGTCTGGTCGCGCAGGGGCCCGACGGCCGGCTGGTGCTCCGCTACTCCGTCGCCGACGCCACCCGCGCCGCGACCGTGCAGGGCGTCGTCAACGGCATCGTCCAGCAGGCCAACCAGGAGGCGAGCCACGCTCCGCCCACGTACGTCCTCCAGGCGTCCCAGGTCGAGGATCTGTCGACCAAGCCGATCCAGTACCTCACACCGGGCCTGCTGGGCTGGGCCATCGCCACCTCCGGCACCTTCACGGCCGCGCTCACCCTGGTGGTGTGGCGCAAGAAGTTCATCCTGCGCCGGCTGCGGCTGGCCCCGGTGCGGCTGCCCGCCGTGGTGGCCGCCCCGGTCGCGGTGACGCTCCTGGTGGCGCTCGTGCAGACCGCCGTGTTCCTCGGGGTGGCGACGCTGCCGTACTACGGACTGAAGCTCACCGGACAGTGGTGGATCGCGCTGCCGCTGGTGCTGTCCGGGTCGTTGGCGTTCATGTCGATCGGCCTGCTCGTCGGATCCTGGGCGAAGACCGAGCAGACGGCCACGGCGGCCGCGCAGTTGATCGTGCTGCCGATGGCCTTCCTGTCCGGATCCTTCTTCCCGCTGGACAGCGCTCCCGGCTGGCTCAAGACGGTCTCGACCGTGCTGCCGCTGCACCATCTGTCCACCGCCATGCAGAACGTGCTGACCAGGGGCGGCGGCTGGGGCGACGCACTGCCGACGATCGGCGGGCTGCTGCTGTTCACCGCGGTGCTCACGCTGCTGGCGGTGCGGCTGTTCCGCTGGGACGACGCGTGA
- a CDS encoding ABC transporter ATP-binding protein: protein MTAAIAAEGLRKRYGDVQAVDGVDLEVRSGEFFGVLGPNGAGKTTTLEILEGLRKPDEGSARVLGLSPWPRNSALLPRIGVQLQASAFFERLTAREQIVTFGSLYGVGAARADAMLARVGLADSAGTAAEKLSGGQAQRLAIACALVHDPELLFLDEPTTGLDPQARRNLWDLLREINAGGRTVVLTTHYLDEAEILCDRVAVMDHGRILKTDPPATLVRELDAPTRLTVESGRLTADRARELLAGSGTRADVADDGVTLTIATRTPAPVLALLAEQDALRGLEVRGATLEDVFLQLTGREYRA, encoded by the coding sequence ATGACAGCAGCGATCGCGGCCGAAGGCCTGCGCAAGCGGTACGGGGACGTGCAGGCCGTCGACGGCGTCGACCTGGAGGTGAGGTCCGGGGAGTTCTTCGGGGTGCTCGGGCCCAACGGGGCCGGGAAGACCACGACCCTCGAAATCCTGGAGGGGCTGCGCAAACCGGACGAGGGCAGCGCGCGGGTACTGGGACTGAGCCCGTGGCCGCGCAACTCCGCGCTGCTGCCGCGCATCGGGGTGCAGCTGCAGGCGTCCGCGTTCTTCGAGCGGCTGACCGCGCGCGAGCAGATCGTCACCTTCGGCTCCCTGTACGGGGTCGGGGCGGCGCGGGCGGACGCGATGCTGGCCCGGGTCGGGCTCGCCGACTCGGCGGGCACCGCGGCCGAGAAGCTGTCCGGCGGCCAGGCCCAGCGGCTGGCCATCGCCTGCGCCCTGGTCCACGACCCGGAGCTGCTGTTCCTCGACGAGCCGACCACGGGTCTCGACCCGCAGGCCCGCCGCAATCTGTGGGATCTGCTGCGGGAGATCAACGCCGGGGGCCGGACCGTCGTGCTGACCACCCACTACCTGGACGAGGCCGAGATCCTCTGCGACCGGGTCGCGGTGATGGACCACGGGCGAATCCTGAAGACCGATCCGCCGGCCACCCTGGTCAGGGAGCTGGACGCACCGACCCGGCTGACCGTGGAGTCCGGCCGGCTCACGGCCGACCGGGCACGTGAGCTGCTGGCCGGGTCCGGAACGCGGGCCGATGTCGCCGACGACGGCGTGACCCTGACGATCGCCACCCGCACCCCGGCTCCGGTGCTCGCCCTGCTCGCGGAGCAGGACGCGCTGCGCGGCCTGGAGGTGCGCGGGGCCACTTTGGAGGATGTGTTCCTGCAGCTCACCGGACGGGAGTACCGCGCATGA
- a CDS encoding ATP-binding protein, which translates to MMVERFLKVSCGKGGVAEARAWACAQLEGFGWPAHWRPDYNVVALLVSELVTNAVRHASGAVGLRLMWDERRLRIAVDDSSTVLPVVRPARPDLPGGHGLNLVQRLSGGWGVVPRAGGKRVWVDLVPG; encoded by the coding sequence ATGATGGTTGAGCGGTTTCTGAAGGTTTCCTGCGGGAAGGGCGGCGTCGCGGAGGCGCGGGCCTGGGCCTGTGCACAGCTGGAAGGGTTCGGCTGGCCCGCGCACTGGCGGCCGGACTACAACGTGGTGGCGCTGTTGGTGTCGGAGCTGGTGACGAACGCGGTGCGGCACGCCTCCGGCGCCGTGGGCCTGCGGCTGATGTGGGACGAGCGGCGGCTGCGGATCGCCGTGGACGACTCCTCCACGGTCCTGCCCGTGGTGCGGCCGGCGCGGCCGGACCTGCCCGGTGGGCACGGTCTGAACCTGGTGCAGCGGCTCTCCGGCGGCTGGGGTGTGGTCCCCCGGGCCGGAGGCAAGCGGGTGTGGGTGGATCTGGTACCCGGCTAG
- a CDS encoding alpha-galactosidase: protein MPVISFAPGTGVWLLRTPRTSYALRVGGTGAPCHLAWGPRLTLAEAEELATPPPPPASSFEGPPPVGEELPVDGGARFGVPSLQVRFADGTRAFEWLATGHRVDEPASGAAELVLEFRDRHYPLEIALHYRVHDDSDVIERWTVLRNTGDDTVALPRADSAAWTVPAREDHRLSHVTGQWSAETQLHRDRVPFGETTLTSRRGITSHHSNPWVMLDAGDATEDHGQVWSAALAWSGGWRITVQRSPDGRAGFTGGAGHDGTVLPLGPGEEFTTPRFAGLYADGGFGATSRAWHAYTLAHVLPHPDEIRPVLYNSWEATAFDVDEPGQLKLAARAAALGVELYVMDDGWFGARRSEHAGLGDWTPSPDRFPQGLTPLVREVHQLGMRFGLWVEPEMVNPDSDLYRAHPDWVLHFPHRARTELRNQLVLNFARRDVADWAYDWLTRLVGEHGIDFLKWDMNRAFSEAGWPAEPDGADRVGTAYVHHLYEVIDRLRADHPGLRIETCSGGGGRVDLGILSRTDQAWTSDNTDAADRMHIQHGFGQIYPARTMAAWVTDVPNQLTGRTVPLRFRFHVAMAGVLGIGGDLTRWSDDELTEGAALLARYKRVRHLVQHGTLHRPRGPVDDGPAAVQYTAADRSEALLLVWRRTPRHGGPRLPLRLAGLDPTARYRDADSGSVHSAAVLTGYGLLPDLPHGDWASTAVHLVRMP from the coding sequence ATGCCTGTGATCTCCTTCGCCCCCGGCACCGGGGTCTGGCTGCTCCGCACCCCGCGCACCTCGTACGCGCTACGCGTCGGCGGAACGGGAGCGCCCTGCCACCTCGCGTGGGGACCGCGGCTGACCCTTGCGGAGGCCGAGGAGCTCGCCACTCCCCCACCCCCGCCGGCCAGCAGCTTCGAGGGGCCGCCACCCGTCGGCGAGGAACTGCCCGTCGACGGCGGAGCGCGGTTCGGGGTCCCCTCGCTGCAGGTCCGCTTCGCCGACGGGACCCGCGCCTTCGAGTGGCTCGCGACGGGCCACCGCGTGGACGAGCCGGCGTCCGGCGCCGCCGAACTGGTCCTGGAGTTCCGCGACCGCCACTACCCCCTGGAGATCGCTCTCCACTACCGCGTCCACGACGACAGCGATGTGATCGAACGCTGGACGGTGCTGCGCAACACGGGCGACGACACCGTCGCGCTGCCCCGTGCCGACTCCGCCGCGTGGACCGTTCCGGCCCGGGAGGACCACCGGCTCAGCCATGTCACCGGCCAGTGGTCGGCCGAGACCCAACTGCACCGCGACCGCGTGCCGTTCGGGGAGACGACGCTCACCAGCCGCCGGGGCATCACCAGCCATCACAGCAACCCCTGGGTGATGCTCGACGCGGGTGACGCGACCGAGGACCACGGGCAGGTGTGGAGTGCCGCCCTCGCCTGGAGCGGCGGCTGGCGCATCACCGTGCAGCGGTCCCCCGATGGCCGGGCGGGGTTCACCGGCGGCGCCGGGCACGACGGTACGGTCCTGCCGCTCGGCCCCGGCGAGGAGTTCACCACGCCCCGCTTCGCCGGGCTTTACGCGGACGGCGGCTTCGGCGCGACCAGCCGGGCCTGGCACGCGTACACCCTGGCGCACGTGCTGCCGCACCCCGACGAGATCCGCCCGGTGCTCTACAACTCGTGGGAAGCCACCGCCTTCGACGTCGACGAGCCCGGCCAGCTCAAGCTGGCCGCCCGCGCGGCGGCGCTGGGTGTGGAGCTGTACGTCATGGACGACGGCTGGTTCGGCGCGCGCCGCAGCGAACACGCCGGACTCGGCGACTGGACCCCGTCCCCCGACCGTTTCCCCCAGGGCCTCACCCCGCTGGTCCGTGAGGTGCACCAGCTCGGCATGCGCTTCGGCCTGTGGGTGGAGCCCGAGATGGTCAACCCGGACAGCGACCTCTACCGGGCGCACCCGGACTGGGTGCTGCACTTCCCGCACCGCGCCCGGACCGAACTGCGCAACCAGCTGGTGCTGAACTTCGCCCGCCGGGACGTCGCGGACTGGGCGTACGACTGGCTGACCCGGCTGGTCGGCGAGCACGGCATCGACTTCCTCAAATGGGACATGAACCGCGCGTTCAGCGAAGCCGGCTGGCCGGCTGAGCCGGACGGCGCCGACCGCGTCGGAACGGCGTATGTCCACCACCTCTACGAGGTCATCGACCGCCTGCGCGCCGACCACCCCGGCCTGCGGATCGAGACCTGCAGCGGTGGCGGCGGCCGGGTGGACCTGGGCATCCTGTCCCGCACCGACCAGGCCTGGACCTCGGACAACACCGACGCCGCCGACCGGATGCACATCCAGCACGGCTTCGGCCAGATCTACCCGGCCCGGACCATGGCCGCCTGGGTGACCGACGTACCCAACCAGCTCACCGGCCGCACGGTGCCGCTGCGCTTCCGCTTCCATGTCGCGATGGCCGGGGTGCTGGGCATCGGAGGCGACCTCACCCGCTGGTCGGACGACGAACTGACCGAAGGCGCGGCCCTGCTGGCGCGGTACAAGCGGGTACGTCATCTGGTGCAGCACGGCACTCTGCACCGGCCGCGCGGTCCCGTCGACGACGGCCCGGCCGCCGTGCAGTACACCGCGGCGGACCGGAGCGAGGCGCTGCTGCTGGTCTGGCGGCGCACCCCGCGGCACGGCGGTCCGCGGCTGCCGCTACGACTGGCCGGGCTCGACCCCACCGCCCGCTACCGCGACGCCGACAGTGGCTCCGTGCACTCCGCGGCGGTGCTGACCGGGTACGGCCTGCTGCCCGACCTGCCGCACGGTGACTGGGCGAGCACGGCGGTCCACCTGGTCCGGATGCCCTGA
- a CDS encoding ROK family transcriptional regulator — protein MHSSPRTDVVPAATPAASLVFTTVLSHGPLTRIEIGRRTALSPAAVTKAVRPLMAAGYLVEGVDEEARASLGRPANPVRVDGGRALFIGVKVTGDEIIAVLTDLCCRIRVARHVRLTARDPGAVLASIGGLVQELLTEAEGFGVQVSGLGLAVSGDVDRVAGVVRYSPFLDWRDVPLAELAGTVTGLPVTVDNDVRALTVAEQWFGAGAGVSDFALVTVGAGIGCGLVVHGRVVSGAHGVAGEIGHLSIDPLGPLCHCGNTGCVEAIAGDAAIIRRVREVTGLPVTDSAQALELAHQGDPGAREVYARAGEAIGRAIGAVVNVLGPERVIISGEGLAAYDLFAEQIRDAFTASAFGTAAQCDVMTRPLPFEEWARGAAATAIQSFIGIDT, from the coding sequence ATGCACTCGTCGCCTCGTACCGACGTGGTTCCGGCAGCGACGCCGGCCGCCTCCCTGGTCTTCACCACCGTGCTGTCCCACGGCCCGCTCACCCGGATCGAGATCGGCCGGCGGACCGCACTGTCGCCGGCGGCGGTCACCAAGGCGGTACGGCCGCTGATGGCGGCCGGCTATCTCGTCGAAGGCGTGGACGAGGAGGCGCGGGCCTCGCTGGGACGGCCCGCCAATCCCGTCCGCGTCGACGGCGGCCGGGCGCTGTTCATCGGCGTCAAGGTGACCGGGGACGAGATCATCGCGGTGCTCACCGATCTGTGCTGCCGCATCCGGGTGGCCCGTCACGTCCGGCTCACCGCCCGCGACCCGGGCGCCGTGCTCGCCTCCATCGGCGGACTCGTGCAGGAGCTCCTCACGGAGGCCGAAGGGTTCGGTGTGCAGGTCAGCGGGCTGGGGCTGGCGGTCTCCGGTGACGTGGACCGGGTGGCCGGAGTGGTGCGCTACTCACCGTTCCTCGACTGGCGCGACGTGCCGCTCGCGGAACTGGCCGGCACGGTGACCGGCCTGCCGGTCACCGTCGACAACGACGTACGCGCGCTCACCGTCGCCGAGCAGTGGTTCGGGGCCGGGGCCGGAGTGTCCGACTTCGCGCTGGTGACCGTCGGTGCGGGCATCGGCTGCGGACTCGTGGTGCACGGACGCGTGGTCTCCGGCGCGCACGGCGTCGCCGGTGAGATCGGCCATCTGTCCATCGATCCGCTCGGGCCGCTGTGCCACTGCGGAAACACCGGGTGTGTGGAGGCGATCGCCGGTGACGCCGCCATCATCCGCCGGGTCCGTGAGGTGACCGGACTGCCGGTCACCGACTCCGCACAGGCCCTGGAGCTCGCGCACCAGGGCGACCCCGGCGCGCGAGAGGTGTACGCCCGGGCCGGAGAGGCGATCGGCCGGGCCATCGGGGCCGTCGTCAACGTCCTCGGACCGGAACGAGTGATCATCTCCGGCGAGGGACTGGCGGCGTACGACCTGTTCGCCGAGCAGATCCGTGACGCCTTCACCGCGTCCGCCTTCGGTACCGCCGCCCAGTGCGACGTCATGACACGTCCACTGCCCTTCGAGGAGTGGGCGCGCGGCGCCGCGGCCACCGCGATCCAGTCCTTCATCGGCATCGACACGTAA